In the genome of Diabrotica undecimpunctata isolate CICGRU chromosome 2, icDiaUnde3, whole genome shotgun sequence, the window GTTGCCAAATGCAATTTTCTAAATCCCCCACTTAGAAACTGAAATTCCCCCAAATTTAAGCTCAAATCTCCCAAACTCAAAATTTTGTCccataattacaatttttataaatttgaaaagACTGTTAGAGTGGAATACTGAAGTGCACTGTACCATAATTTTTTATACTATTTATACTGAAACAATGAATTAGAATAACTTTTCATACTAAAACAATGACAACAATGTTActtcacgatttataaaaactgatatcacttctatttaaaaattacataaCATCAGCCTGAAGAGTTGAAATTTCTCCAATACAGCCAAAAATTCGACACCGATAGAAAGTCAACATGGTGTATCAACAAGAAAAATATAATCGTGATTACATtaagaattttagaattatattgatttaaCCCacgacattttttttattataaaacaatataaatttaatgaaacaGTTGTTGAAATAGTAGtactccaaaaattaatatttttaattaaaaagattaGAAAATCGGACGCCATTGATTTGTTCTTTTATTCAATCAATAATTCCCGAATTTCTTAGCCTTACGGTTTGGCTATATTCTGCATTCAACGTGACTTTAATCCACAGCCGATATATGGAAGTATATATTTCTAAAACTTACATGACCACACGATGGTGGTATATTAGGACAAAATGATCtatattttaaaactaaagacctatattttcgtaaaatatttatataagtaCATTTTTTGGGTGCCTTAAAGGTATCTACCGAAAAAaccatatatgtatattatttacttATGTAAGAAATAGACTTTTGAGCATAAACTTCTGATAGACCACCGTCGTGTATTGGAATGTTAATCCTGAACAACTCTTAActacagaataaataacaatcagaatgcccacttgcccactctcagatgactcctttgaagtttgtcagaaCGCGAaagccatattttaaacggaaacgtagactcgaattgagaaatttgtgataggctacgacagaactgtaatttaaatttttaaagattaataatttagtacatttgaaataatttaatctattcttcaactaaaagtacgaataaaatagtgcatattatgtctatagttgacgtaaataaattaaaccgtgttaatttttctatgcgcACGaaataaaatgtcactgaacagcactggttcaagcagagtgggcattcggggcattctgattgtttattattctgtgtctTAACGGAGGTGGCCGAAAATCGATTTTTACCTATTGTAAATTTGTTTTCTAATGCTGCCATGGATTTTCAAATGCCAATGCAAATTTTATTCGCTATTGCTATTGCTAGCCTACAGGGGAATTACTTGATTACTTGGACCTTAGACTTGGATCGAAATGAATTTCGATTTTTGTGAATCCCAAAAATCCGCGGATTTTTGAATTTTTAGTAGTCAAAGTGGAGAACATCATGATTGGAGAACAGTACACCAAAATTATACTATTTATCAACAGAGGGCGCTAAAATAATTCATAGATTCCATCATCTtcgattataataattataagagTAGGAGTAGAATAATTTGCAGTTTTATGTACATTTTTTCCTCCAAAAAATCGCCCATCCATTTCAGCGCataaaaattaccgtaaaaaTGGCAACTCTGAGtgattacaaaaattaaaatataaaattttctaaataaaactaaaaagaagatgaaatatcatTCTTGGATGATCTCATAAAGCGGTGAAGATATGTGCACAGATGACTAGATACATGTAAAAGAAGAAAACAAAGGCCAGATAAACAAAAAAGTGAATGTGACCGTTACACCGTTACACACGGTTTTTGAaagtatttattgtaatatctAACAAAAACTCCCGCAAAAAGTAAAGTGAAATATCTAAAGATACGCTCagtattaaggaaattaaaaggaATTGATTAATAATTATTGAAAATGTTTTCTTCACCAACAGTACAAATATATTTATCTGAAAGTAAGTAGGTAAatggtttttattgattttcaaaacaaattaAAAGGATAACTAATTGTATTTCTAATCAACAGTTATAACTAACACGGATTAtaatattaaattctaattttgGTTTTTATAGATGTTGATAGTCACATCCAGAGAAAGCAAGGAAATAATCATTTGTCTAGAAAACCCTTTATTGATAGGTCAGTAAATGGAAAATCTCcccaagaaaaaaatatgaaaaaaaatttacctGGTAAAGACAGTCTCATCAAACAAAAAATATCACCAGATATGTCTAAAGTTGTACAGGAAGATAATTTAAATGgagaagattttatatattctGGGAAAACTATGAAAGGTAAGCCTTGATTTTTTACATCAATATTGGTTGTGTCTGTATTTCTTTGCttctatatttaatattgtatgtacAAGTGATATATTATGGAGCCAATATTGGACTTTACAGTGTTTCCTAAATTTAACATCCCATCAGAGGAGCTGTGTATATGGAAAATTGGGTATGGCACAATGTAGAACATTCTATCAAACTACCATTTCCCCTTACCACACTGTTGAACTAAGCTACATTTCATATTAAAGCTGACAAAAAGCTATGTTTGACTATAAAGATGTAGATCAACCTTGTAGATAAACAGAtgaaagtaaatttaaaaataattctgTACTTAGTTGAAATTTTTCACTTTATGACATTTTGAAAGTTAAGGACATATAAATATGATATGATTAGGACAATAACATAATAGGATGCAAATGCGAAAAATGATTACAAAAACCAAGCAAGTAGCTTCCTTTAAACTGAGTGTTGCTATGGAGAAAATTAACCAAATGATGGACCCTGAGCTGTGGCCTGAAGGAGTAAGATTCAATTTTTTTCAGAATCTTCAATGCCGACTAAACAATGGGATTCCACCTTCAAAGTTAACTCTTTAGAACGGGTATCCtcaaaaactgccaaaaaaaaaatggatttaaCTGTTTTCCACTTAAACATACAATCACTCAGAACCAAAATAGGCGTATTAGAAGCATGCACTGTAGACAGAAATGTGGACATCTTTTGTATTACTGAACACTGGCTAACAGAGGAGGAAATCCAAACAGTCTCAATTGAAGGTTACCAACTGGCTTGCTTTGCAGCCAGGTCCCAGAATCGCGGAAGAGGTACTGCTATATATGTAAAAAAGTTCTATTTGTTTTAATGCTGTATGTAATGACTCGTTTTTAATTGATTTTTGTAATGAATATTGTTGTAAAGATTTTAACCTGATTGTGATAGCTATATACCACAGCTCCTCTGGTCATTTTGACACCTTTTTAGAATCCATGGAGGGGGTACTAAGCACACTTAACCAACTCAAGCAAATACTTGTTGCTGGGGATTTCAATGTTGACTTTCTAACTGAAAATACATCTACCCATATGTTTCTGAGAACGTTAATCTGGTTAAAACTATATATACTCCAACTAGAGGCAATAACTGCATTGACAATGTCTTTTTGAATCCTAAAGTGACACTCCTCTCGACTCCAAAGCGGATTGGATCAATGTGGGATTTTCGGATCACAGGGGGCAAATTGTTAGGTTTGAAACTAAAAAAAGGGCTATAGGTTACAAAGAACAACCAAGGCTTATTCGACCTATAACTGAAAAaggtaaacatttattttataattggTTGTCTGGCATAGACTGGGGGTTAGTTTCTGACAATAACATCTCTATAAATTTTGAGTTTAATCGAGTTTATGGGCATTCTTGAATCATGTTTCTCAGAATACTTTCCTCTATAAAGTAAGGTCAGACCAAGCTGGGCAAATTACATGGTTCTCAAACAAACTAAGAGCAATGAGAGAACATGTCAATTTTTTAAGTGAGTACTAGAGACAACATAAAACTGACAACAACTTACAAATactaaatgatttaaaaaatctgtataaaaatgaaataaaaaaggcaaagatTAATTCTAATGACAGAGTAATCTTGACTTCAAGAAGCCTTCCAAAAACCATGTGAAATATCATAAATAAACAACGAGATCACATTGCTCCCAGTAGTCTCTAAAATAGTAGAAAAGATCATGGCTTTGCAAATCACAAGCTTTTTCAAAAGTAACAATTATTTTTCAGGAGCACAACTCTTGGCATTCTTGACCTAGTGTCCTGCATCTTGGAATCTTTTCATAGAATGTAATTCAACACTGTTGTGTTTTGTGACTTGAGTAAGGCATTTGATTGTTGGACCATGGGATACTCCtgaaaaaactacagaggtacaaCTTTTGTCCACAGAGTGTCAAGTTGATCCAATCATACCTTGAGAACAGGGTACAATCTGTGATTGTGTCTGAGGTGCTGTCAGGGGGGAGTGTTGTAAATATTGGGGCTCCTTAAGGCTCCGTCCTCGGACCCATACTATTTCTAATATGTATTAATGATCTTAAAAGCATTGAATCAAACTCAAAGCTACATACACATTATTTGCTGATGACACCACAGTCTCCTTCTCAGTGGACACACTCAGTTGGATACTAAAGAGTGGTTCTGTGTTAACAGACTCCTGCTTAATGAAGCAAAAACCAACAGGGCTGTTTTTGCTCTTAGAGACACACAGGCTGAAAACGCAGACAAGTTCCTTGGAGTACAGGTAGACCCCAAGCTTCAATGGGGTCAACATATTGACTATCTGAGCAAAAATCTATCAAAGAACTTATATGTACTCAGAAATCTATCATCAGGTGTTTCACACAAGGTATTACGAACAGCTTATTATGCTGTTTTTCATTCTCATCTGACATATGCAATTTTGGTCTAAGGGCATTTGGCGGGAATGCCGAGAGCCTTTGGTTTGCAATGTAAGGCTATAAGAGTTGCAGGCCTTGGGTTTAGGGACGATTGCAGATTGGCCTATGAGACTCTGGGAATTCTTACTGTGCCCTCCTTGTATATATATCAGAACCTTATGTTTGTTAAGAGAAGCGGGGGATGCTTGGGACTGGGCCTGGATGGGACCCATGAAGAGGTGCACGATCATAACACTAGACACAGATAACTGATCTTTTCCAGCCCACTGGAGGCTAAAGAAGTGTCAAACTGGATCAGGGTATTgggcaattaaattttataacaaattgCCTAATAATGTAAAGGATCTTCCCAAAACTCagtttaaaagtaaaattaaggaaattttaataaaaagtgtaTTTTATGGTAGTGAGGAATAtcttaaatttcaattttaaactattttaactCGATCTGATATGCGTTTTTATGTAATTagaatttaagattttttaatagAACTATCATTCTGCTTTTATTTTGATGTGTGGTAGGCTACTGGCAAAATTACGTCAATAAATGAATTTGAATGATAAAATTACTTCTATCAACAAATGAATATACACTTTTTAAGGAATTTTACTTTTACCCATTAATCCATTTTaaggttttaattttattttctttttacatCTTATTTGATTATTCAGAAATAAAGCTTGAATTTATAATTCTAGGTATATATTGTTTGTCTGTTGTGTCTGTTTTTGGAGAGTTAAAATCATAATAGTATAATGttacatttacatttacacaGGACAGTATTACTGTCCCTGGCACAGACAATACAGTCAATTGTCATGTGTAAACCTCTACTTTCCTTTAACGATAGCTGGTATGACATTAGTTTCATTGGCTGATGTGACAATTATCATAACAGTGTTTGAGATAATTTAGATCGACTTAAGATGGCAGAAACTAACAATTTCGTGGGCAGCAACAGCTCATTTAGCATTATTCTAGGATTTGGTCGACATGAAAACCTGAGAATAATATTGAAAACAATACCCAATATTGTTGAAACCCATAAATAACCGTTGATACCCAATAAATGTCTTGTTAGGAATATTTAGATTTAGTTATTGGATCATTTTTCAAagacaaaaatttaaattcagaACAGTTTTTAAACTTGCTACAAAAAGAAATGTTATCGAGACTTGCAGATGTAACTCCAGATGAATAAGACATTTTAAATGGATTGCCCTGTGCACAATAGCCGAGAGGTTAAGAAATTCCTTAAAAACAGTTTTAATAAATGTTTGCTTGGATCTAACTGTGACATTGTCCTCCGAGATTGGGAAATCTAGCTCCAAAAGACTGTTTTATCTGGGGACATCTAACTCCAAAATTTattctgcccaaaaatttacGAATATTGAGGCATGGAAAATGCGAATGAGTCATTTTGTAAGCAGCAAACTTTTACTAGGCTTTCACTTAACGCCAGTTTAAAAATCTTTGGAGAGACAGTTAATAGAACACAATTCTTTTAATTCTGTTATTAACACCAGGTTAGTTCCTGAAGTTTTTATATTTCCCACTTCGTTAATGtagtaatataatttaataattcaacatttaattttttaaatggtaCACTGGTAAATAAATATTAGTAATTCCATGtgaatttgttaaaatatttgtaattcagttaataataaacaatttcttTACTCTTACAGACAGTTATAATGACATTTGGCCATCATTTCGTCTGGATAAAGAAGACATTATAAAAATCCTCAGGGACTATTCTTATCCTCCAAAAACACCCCCGCCTTTTATAGATTCTGATTTTGATGATTTCAAACCAACAACATACATTGAACCAGAATTTATTGAAATGTTACCAAAAGATATATGTACTGTACAGGCACCAGTAATTTTGGATGAAAGTTTTGAAGTTGATATGCCTGATTTACAAACATTTGAAGATCTGGATTTAACATTTTagttatatttttgaaattgaaTATTTGCGTTTTATTTGAATGTTTTTTAATGTGACTAAGAAATTAGATAGTTgataattttgtattttgtaataATATGTTTCCAAATAAATACTATTTTCATGATTACTTTTATATTGTGAAGAGTCTGCTTGTGTAAGATTCATCTATATGGTCTCTTATGTGTCCTCAAAAACAAAATCTAATATTGTGACATATTATCAACTCACACTAAGAACACATAAATACACATTACACAAAAATTACTCTATTAACAGAACTCAAAGAATATCTTACTATGTTTAATATCAAAGCAATCATGTTGATGTAGGTAGAGAAATGTATCCAAGTTAACTTAGAGCATATATACTTTCACCAGATATAAAATATCATAAGACATGAATAGAAGAACATTATGGACTAGAAAAGTCGATCAAGAAGAAATGTCCTTGTCCTTCAGACTCCATCTCCTATTAGAGATCAAAATCACAATCTAGATATTTTCAGCTGCACTTAATAGTTGATTTTGTAGTAACATATATTTAGGACCTCTTATAATATATCCAAGGTATTCAACTTTTCCATTTTAGGTACATATGATGGTTATTTCTTCATCTTTTTGAATTAGATGAAACACTAACAGCCTTAAACAACCCTCTCATAGAGCCCATACAAAATGCCACACCTGCGAACAATACAAGTAGCAAATCCCAATATCCcagctgaaataaaaaaattggtagTACTGGTAGAgccaataaggctccgggattcgacctcataatgggtaagatcctccaggaactaaccaatgactgttacagaataatcactatgatcttcaatgctatgcttagtctgcattacttccctctgcaatggaaagtggcacagattatactcattcaaaaacctggtaaagatccaaaagatgtcaactcataccgaccgattagtctactcccagtcatctctaaggtcttcgaaaaacttctgctacgaaaaatcaaaccaatattggcaTTGGGGCagtgtggcatacaggacttctgtacaaattaaagaaaaatttaccttacccttactttaaactgcttcaatcataccttacagaaaggagatatctggtaaaatatagtgaagtctatacaaaactctaccccatcctatctggtgtacctcagggtagtgtgctccgaccgattctgtacctgatatatacggctgacttgccaataagcaataacctaacgcttgcaacattcgcagatgatactgctttcttggcctctcatagcaacccaataatagcatcagagagactgcagcaactacatctgaacaaaacaaatgaatggcttaaactctggagaattagagtaaacccctcaaaatccacacaaattacattcactctaagaagaggtacatgtccacaagttaacctcaatggacatcctttgccccaaaagcatgacgtaaaatacttaggtattcaccttgacaaacgtctaacttggaccaaacatatatggacgaaaaggcttcaattgggaattttatacagaaaactttactggatgttgggaaaaaactctcacctatcgattgacaacaagctgctgatatacaatacaataataaaacccatttagacatatggctcacagctctggggttcagctagcaaatctaatattatgataatacaattccaatccaaaactctgagaacaatcgctaatgcaccttggtatatccagaatgatgcaatacatagagatcttcaggtactaacagtctccgaagagtgcaaaaaaacttctgaacaatatcaaaacaggttgcgggtgcatcctaataccctggcacacaatcttctcaacaaccaacaagcgaagagattgaagcgacatgaccccttggacctacctcaccgatcctgacagagcctacagcagtgggagttacgccttcaacaacacccagccattgtgatcagtgccgcttttagtgctcacgtatcagtgtatgtgcgcatcctaccggtaaaaagccaatttgtgtcgtgatgatttggtcactggaccttacatctctctgtcatgtaaagacaaaaaaatttaattattgttttcactgcaaaacagattgtaaaaatcttaaaagttaataaaaaaaaaatcaactgaAATCCAAACTTAAAGAGGCACAAGAACTGTCATTTACAAACTACATAACAAATCTTAACTGGCATGACAACTCAATATGgaatcaaaaactaaaaaaaaacctaaaactcTGATAAGAAACCAACAGGGACCAACACTATAGTGGGCCAGAAGTGATGAGGAAAAAATAATGCTATTTTCCAAATACCTAGCTTAAGTATTTATTCCCAACAAAGAACCTCCCGACATTGAAATTGAAAGAGACAAATAACATTCCAGCAAACATACCAGTAATCAGACTACTAACTAAAAACGAAATTCAAAAAgaaattcaatatttaaacattagAAAATCTCATAGACTGgacaaaataacacccaagatgaTGAAGGAACTACCAGATAAAGGAATCATACTGTTTACTCTCATCTTCAATGCCATTCTACAGTCAAATTACTGGCCAAAGCTCTTTAAAACCCTTTAAAGCTCTTTAAAAAGCAGGAATTCATCATATAGGCcaataagtctactaccaatcgcaTCCAAAATACTTAAAAGGTTACTACAAAAAATTAACTCCGACCCCAAAACAGGAATAGATACCCAACCACCAATTTGGCTTTCGAAAAGAACACTTAACGATACAGCAGGTTCACAGAATAGTACACTCTATAAATTCTGCAATGAAAAGCAAACAGTACTGCACAGCTGCCTTTCTAGACGTTAGTCAAGCCTTTGACAAGGTTTGGCACATAGGCctgattttcaaaatcaaaaaatatcttCCCATCACCTACAAAATCATATCTAATCCTATTTAAGTGGGAGAGAATTCCGAACAAGAGCGAATTAAAGTAATTCCAATAATTTTCCTATAAAATCTGGTGTCTCACAGGGCAGCATTCTTGGaccaatattatatatatatatatatatatatatatatatatatatatatatatatatatatatatatgctataCACAGCAGATCTCCCTTCGAATAATGAAGCCATCACTGGTACGTTTCCAGATGATGCTGTTATCCTTGCAGTCGACGAAAATGCAAGATTAACATTTTACAGGTACAGTATCCAGTATCCCCAGTTTCACTTAACAATATCCAACTTCCTCAATCCTCTAGCACCAAATACCACAAATTTCAGACGTAGCATGTCAGGATAATGCTCTTATCTTTATGATGGATTATGAAATTTTCTGTGTTGTTTCTTAATTATgagaactttaaaaaattatgcCAGATCCCAGGATTCAGGAACCCAAGAAAATCAAGAACATATGGACATGCAGCATACCACATGcaagacaccgaaaatatagaattCACGACAATAGAATAGTTAAAACAAGTAATACGAGCCCAAAGGAATAACAAGACTCCAGGTATTGATAACGTCCCTTCTGAACTacctatataaattaggtggcgaacacctagtaggacaaatgcacgCGCTCATCAACAGGATTTGGAACAAGGAAAAGATCCCTAGCGACTGGAAAagcgggattatatgcccaatatataaaaaagagatAAACTGAAATACGAAAATTATTGCGGCATTAGCCTTTTGTGCACGAcgtacaaagtttttatttatatactcaACAAATGACTGCAACAATGAACTGAAAATATTTTTGTGGCACATCAAACCGGTTTTCGACAAGAAAGATCTACCACTGACCAGCTATTTAGTGtaaaacaaatcgtgggaatactaCATTAtatccacaacatattcataaaTGTCAAACAGGCCTATGACTCAATGAGTAGatacaagttatatcaaatatttgcATAGCTTTAACATCCCCAAAAATTCATCCATCTAGTAAAAGCAACAATAAACTCgtcaacagcaactgtcagagtACAAAATAAACTTACTGAGAACTTTTCGATGTtcaaaggattaaagcaaggagacgggctggtaccgacactattcaacctgtcTCCAGAATATGTGATAAGATAGTTGAATATAGGAAGACCTAATTTCCTAACAAATagatcaatacagattgccgcctatgccatCAGCATTATGCATCGCAGAACgaaagaggcggcagaaatatattcacaatcaAAACAagggcaaaagagaccggactagaaatacatattcaaaagacaaaaaagctaAGACAGACAAGAGCTGGGGGACACAGATGgccagttgaattagaggacgttattgaaactgtagaaagtttcacagATCTGGGAGTTGCATTAAGCACGCACGGAATACAAGaaccagaaattaaaaaaaaatagtaatgagaaacaaagcttatttttcactcgctcatgtgttccgctccaaaaataCGGAAAAGGTGGGATAATGAAGTGGCAGCGTACGCGTAAAATTTGTTAGACGTGGGAACCTGTAGAAGATGGCGCGGGAACGGCAAGCttagaggcatagtttggaggatcacaaggctcgatttgggctgtagtgacATTGAAGAGAGAGAGAGTTGAATTCTCTTACACTATTTATTtccattgttttatattttagaatttatattatttttcttttgtttaaagtttttttatatcCCTTTATTAAACACATAGTCTCTGCTCGACAGGTACGAATGGCCGTTGTTTTTTTTGCGACATTGTAAGTATATTTTTGCCTTACTTTTACTATATCATTACTTAAGATATGGTTAACAATGTaaaaatactacaaaaaataatgtatGTATATAGATGATACATTTTCTTTATACAAGAATGCGGTTTCTGATTCATTCTTTGAACACCTCACTCTTGTTGATAAATTATGATAATGGTTGCAATATATAGTTTTCCATTATCTTCATAAGTAAAAAATTCGAACTCACACCATAATTTGTAAGTACAACTTGTTAGCACATTATCGTTGTGAAGTATCGACTAGTCAATGAAGAGTACTAGTGTTTAATGATAAAAAGTTGCCAATGAATATGCTCACGAGAAAAATTTAAAAGGAATACGCCACCGTTATGTCTTGTCAAAATAGATTTTTCGCAAGTGTATTTCAACTTACTTTCTAACCGATTGGTCGGAATATCTAGTCCTTAAGTTGCCCTAGATAGGTTTTGCCTTTAGGACCTTGCtcgaataatatatatatatatatatatatatatatatatatatatatatatatatatatatacatatatacatatatttctctattgttgATATATAGGCTTTAACAAAAAGGTAGGTAATAAAACACATATTTATTCTGGGACCAAAAATAGCTTAATTAAACCTGTATCACATCTCTGTACtaggcgatcttttcgttgtatttagcACGCAGATTACTactgttaggtatcgccacatctatTGATGTTGTTTGTCTAGTAAGTTTATTATCTAgaatgagatccggtctattatgtgccactggttagTATATGAGCATAGTGTGattccagtatagcttgtagttgtagGAGAAGATGGTCGGTTTGATGGACATTAGAAATTAGATATTTTGCGCATGCTAGTGACATGCGCTTACAGGTCTGAATGTGCTCCTTTGCATGTGTTGGCAGTGAAAAGTAAAGAGCTTATGAGAGAAGAAACTTAGACCTTACTATGGCTAAGAGAAGACAGAAACTGTCGAAATTGAAAGAtggcaaaaataatggagaaacacggaggatgtggcacagtggacaaagatgctgatcccgaatctaagagattgggtggactgtggtcacAGGCGACTGTGAGCACCCACTGTGTTTTCTCTCTAGATTCTCGAGGTTTGGAAAGGCTGACAAGGATGAATGTCTTTACTGCGGACaatgtgacacatacgatgttggagtgcaacagatggatagtagaaaggagCAACATGGAAAGAGAGACAAGTGTGTGTTTTGtgacagtgagagaaatgattgagagaattaTTGAAAATGATGCAGGTTAGACTAGTGTACACAACTACATCCGTGCAGTAATCAAGAAGAAACGAAGAGAAAGAAAGACAGTTGGACCAACAGCAAAAGTAAGAGGGAAAGATGTAAGTTGAAGCTACAGTGAATACGTGTTGATAAGATGCGAACAAGCGAGTCCGACTGTGGTGAAGTACGGGGGTCATCCACGCGCTATCTGGAACGGGGTTCCTctaaaaaaaccaatttttgcgACCAAAAAAAGAGGAAAAGGAAGCCTCCTTTTCCTCTTTTTCTGGAAGGAGGAGGGTCTGTTTTAGCATGACTCTCTCCTAAAAAGACGAAAAAAGGTTTGATCGAGCAATTTCTGGTTTTAGAATATACGATTAAGATATAATTGATGGTCTATCTTTGTGTTTCACCT includes:
- the LOC140433334 gene encoding uncharacterized protein, with the translated sequence MFSSPTVQIYLSENVDSHIQRKQGNNHLSRKPFIDRSVNGKSPQEKNMKKNLPGKDSLIKQKISPDMSKVVQEDNLNGEDFIYSGKTMKDSYNDIWPSFRLDKEDIIKILRDYSYPPKTPPPFIDSDFDDFKPTTYIEPEFIEMLPKDICTVQAPVILDESFEVDMPDLQTFEDLDLTF